The following coding sequences are from one Leptolyngbya sp. NIES-3755 window:
- a CDS encoding glucose-1-phosphate adenylyltransferase (similar to AA sequence:cyanobase_aa:LBDG_22710): MKKVLAIILGGGAGTRLYPLTKQRAKPAVPLAGKYRLIDIPVSNCINSEIFKIYVLTQFNSASLNRHLSRAYNFSGFNEGFVEVLAAQQTAENPNWFQGTADAVRQYIWLFQEWDIDEYLILSGDHLYRMDYREFVQRHRDTGADITLSVVPMDDDRASDFGLMKIDQAGRVVDFSEKPKGDALKAMQVDTTVLGLTAEEAVKNPYIASMGIYVFKKEVLEKLLKEAPNQTDFGKEIIPNSSNRYNVQAYLFNDYWEDIGTIAAFYESNLALTQQPYPPFSFYDEQSPIYTRQRFLPPSKFLDSHVTESIIGEGCILKQCRVHHSVLGVRSRIEANSIVEDSLIMGADFYEGHAERKSGTDCGTPKVPLGIGSDTIIRGAIIDKNAHIGCNVQIVNKDRVQEADRENQGFYIRSGIVVTLKGAIIPDGTII, from the coding sequence GTGAAAAAGGTATTAGCAATAATCCTGGGAGGGGGCGCTGGAACCCGGTTGTATCCGTTGACGAAACAACGCGCTAAACCTGCTGTCCCACTTGCCGGAAAGTATCGACTCATTGATATTCCAGTGAGTAACTGCATCAATTCCGAAATTTTTAAGATCTACGTTCTAACGCAATTTAATTCTGCTTCTCTCAATCGTCATTTGAGCCGCGCTTACAATTTTTCAGGCTTTAATGAAGGGTTTGTCGAAGTGCTTGCGGCTCAACAAACGGCTGAAAATCCGAATTGGTTTCAAGGAACGGCTGATGCAGTTCGTCAATATATTTGGCTGTTTCAAGAGTGGGATATTGATGAGTATTTGATTCTTTCGGGTGATCATTTGTACCGGATGGATTATCGCGAATTTGTGCAGCGTCACCGCGATACGGGTGCAGATATTACGCTTTCTGTTGTGCCGATGGATGACGATCGTGCTTCAGATTTCGGATTGATGAAAATTGATCAGGCTGGACGGGTTGTGGACTTCAGTGAAAAGCCGAAAGGCGATGCCCTCAAAGCAATGCAGGTCGATACAACGGTTCTGGGTTTAACCGCAGAAGAAGCTGTTAAGAATCCCTACATTGCTTCAATGGGAATCTATGTTTTCAAAAAAGAAGTTCTCGAAAAGCTGTTAAAAGAAGCCCCGAATCAAACGGATTTTGGTAAAGAAATCATTCCGAATTCGTCAAATCGTTACAATGTTCAAGCGTATTTGTTTAACGATTATTGGGAAGATATTGGAACGATCGCAGCTTTTTACGAATCCAATCTTGCGCTGACTCAGCAACCGTATCCTCCGTTTAGTTTCTACGACGAACAATCTCCAATTTACACTCGTCAAAGATTCTTACCTCCGAGCAAATTCCTCGATTCTCATGTCACTGAATCAATCATTGGGGAAGGCTGTATTTTGAAGCAATGTCGAGTGCATCATTCGGTATTGGGAGTTCGATCGAGAATTGAAGCAAATTCGATCGTGGAAGATTCGCTGATCATGGGAGCCGACTTTTACGAAGGTCACGCTGAACGAAAATCAGGGACCGATTGCGGTACGCCAAAAGTTCCATTGGGCATCGGTTCTGACACGATCATCCGAGGCGCAATCATTGATAAAAATGCTCACATCGGCTGCAATGTGCAAATCGTGAACAAGGATCGGGTGCAAGAAGCCGATCGAGAAAATCAGGGTTTCTACATTCGTAGTGGCATTGTCGTCACGTTGAAAGGTGCAATCATTCCCGACGGAACCATTATCTAA
- a CDS encoding hypothetical protein (hypothetical protein FJSC11DRAFT_0989;~similar to AA sequence:cyanobase_aa:LBDG_22700) — MQSFPTEPLSKVRLILLIGLPGSGKSTFARSLSHTRIISTDAIRAQLFGEEAIQGSWLKIWLEVRSQFDQAINAIENNEIEFAIYDATNAVRKQRRAAISLARKCGFTEIIGVWINPSIEICLERNKLRSRIVPEEVIYRMARRLYGAPPAVDEGLNECIWCDSIQSCQRHFLLQSLICPSQD; from the coding sequence GTGCAATCATTCCCGACGGAACCATTATCTAAAGTTCGCTTAATTCTGTTAATCGGCTTACCAGGGAGCGGGAAATCAACTTTTGCCCGCTCTCTTTCCCATACGCGGATCATTTCCACGGATGCAATTCGCGCTCAATTGTTCGGAGAAGAAGCGATTCAGGGCAGTTGGTTAAAGATTTGGTTAGAAGTTCGATCGCAGTTTGATCAAGCGATTAATGCGATCGAGAACAATGAAATTGAATTCGCGATTTACGATGCGACCAATGCAGTGCGAAAACAACGCAGAGCCGCGATCTCATTAGCGCGAAAATGTGGATTTACAGAGATTATCGGAGTTTGGATCAATCCGTCGATCGAGATTTGTTTGGAACGGAATAAATTGCGATCGCGAATCGTTCCAGAAGAAGTAATCTACCGGATGGCACGTCGATTGTATGGCGCACCACCCGCAGTAGATGAAGGATTAAACGAGTGTATCTGGTGTGATTCAATCCAAAGCTGCCAGCGACATTTTCTTTTGCAGAGTTTGATCTGTCCGAGTCAAGACTGA
- a CDS encoding hypothetical protein (hypothetical protein MC7420_1705;~similar to AA sequence:cyanobase_aa:LBDG_48230): MTYTIAMTNMKGGVGKTTLSVNLATCLAKFHQKRVLLVDLDTQISATLSLMPPADFAKVRNDKRTLRNLINRAIASDPKLPQIVPDAIHKYVCQLKGFDLLPGDIDLYDEFLVSQLLHKTALQKGDTDFEQVWNVFEKQLIRKVLEPIEKDYDFIILDCAPGYNLITRSALLASNFYLIPAKPEPLSLIGIQLLERRINKLKETHKTDAAEVELEMLGIVFSLSGNNILTGRYYGQVMKRLNEDFSEAKLFKTRIPSDVNVSKAIDSFSPVVLTNPGTAGSKAFAMLAQETLQKLSVLTRTDQTLQKKMSLAALD, translated from the coding sequence ATGACGTATACGATCGCAATGACGAACATGAAAGGCGGCGTGGGTAAAACGACCCTTTCGGTGAATTTGGCAACCTGCTTAGCAAAATTTCATCAAAAGCGCGTTCTCTTAGTCGATTTAGATACGCAAATTAGCGCGACTCTGAGCTTGATGCCGCCTGCGGATTTTGCCAAGGTGCGGAATGATAAGCGGACGTTGAGAAATTTGATCAATCGTGCGATCGCGTCTGATCCAAAACTGCCTCAAATCGTCCCGGATGCGATTCATAAGTATGTTTGCCAGTTGAAAGGCTTCGATTTGTTGCCGGGAGATATTGATTTATACGATGAATTTCTGGTATCTCAACTGTTACATAAAACAGCACTTCAAAAAGGCGATACTGATTTTGAACAGGTTTGGAATGTCTTTGAGAAGCAACTGATTCGGAAAGTGTTGGAACCGATCGAAAAAGATTACGATTTCATTATTCTCGATTGTGCTCCGGGTTATAACTTGATTACTCGAAGCGCATTGTTAGCCAGTAATTTCTATCTCATTCCTGCAAAACCTGAACCACTTTCGTTGATTGGAATTCAGCTTTTAGAGCGTCGAATTAATAAGCTGAAAGAAACGCACAAAACAGATGCGGCTGAAGTTGAATTAGAAATGTTGGGCATTGTATTCTCGCTGTCTGGTAATAATATTTTGACGGGTCGATATTACGGGCAGGTGATGAAGCGATTGAATGAAGATTTCAGTGAAGCGAAATTGTTTAAGACGCGGATTCCGTCTGATGTGAATGTGTCGAAAGCGATCGATAGTTTCAGCCCGGTTGTATTAACGAATCCAGGAACAGCCGGATCGAAAGCGTTTGCAATGTTAGCTCAAGAAACTTTGCAGAAACTATCAGTCTTGACTCGGACAGATCAAACTCTGCAAAAGAAAATGTCGCTGGCAGCTTTGGATTGA